In a genomic window of Myxococcales bacterium:
- a CDS encoding prepilin-type N-terminal cleavage/methylation domain-containing protein: MTARRLRGMTLIEIMIAIAILGLMMVIAWTTIKSASDARTTYTALEERNHEIRLGLARLVNDLESAYLSKNEDKNLDNKRTIFVGKDDEVRFSSFGHLTLWSDGNESDQTMIAYYLDDDRADPSVDSLYRKELRRPSNENWERQPGELDILIRGVEKLELEYWNWQDKKWQSDWDSSKADGVAGRLPTRVRIKLTYKNSRGDEVSITTQARPLLEEQLQY, from the coding sequence GTGACCGCGCGCCGCCTCCGGGGCATGACCCTCATCGAGATCATGATCGCGATCGCGATCCTGGGCCTGATGATGGTGATCGCGTGGACGACGATCAAGTCGGCGTCCGACGCCCGGACGACCTACACCGCGCTCGAGGAGCGCAACCACGAGATCCGGCTGGGCCTGGCCCGCCTGGTCAACGACCTCGAGAGCGCGTACCTGTCGAAGAACGAGGACAAGAACCTCGACAACAAGCGCACGATCTTCGTCGGCAAGGACGACGAGGTCCGGTTCTCGAGCTTCGGCCACCTGACCCTGTGGTCCGACGGCAACGAGTCCGACCAGACCATGATCGCCTACTACCTCGACGACGACCGCGCCGACCCCAGCGTCGACAGCCTGTACCGCAAGGAGCTGCGGCGGCCGTCGAACGAGAACTGGGAGCGCCAGCCCGGCGAGCTCGACATCCTGATCCGCGGGGTCGAGAAGCTCGAGCTCGAGTACTGGAACTGGCAGGACAAGAAGTGGCAGAGCGACTGGGACTCGAGCAAGGCCGACGGCGTCGCCGGGCGGCTGCCGACCCGGGTCCGGATCAAGCTCACCTACAAGAACTCGCGCGGCGACGAGGTCTCGATCACCACCCAGGCCCGGCCGTTGCTCGAGGAGCAGCTCCAGTACTGA
- a CDS encoding type II secretion system protein: protein MRAIRRAAFTLVEVMIALAILGMGLVILVKSVAGNVSAAASSFYMGVATDLARGKMYDLEEKILDEGFQDAEQEEEGDFSEEGWPKIAWQAVIEPVELPSYDKLVALQSGAGGGSGSGSDGDGEAATDTFQSSALGGMMGMFGGGGGGADSAQGAQTGGFIQAQYTLIQEVLKASIRKITLTVTWSTGIANEHMDVILYVTDPAGMQKTLGSLGL, encoded by the coding sequence ATGAGGGCGATCCGGCGGGCCGCCTTCACGCTGGTCGAGGTCATGATCGCGCTGGCGATCCTGGGCATGGGCCTGGTGATCCTGGTCAAGAGCGTGGCCGGCAACGTCTCGGCGGCCGCGTCGTCGTTCTACATGGGCGTCGCGACCGACCTGGCCCGCGGCAAGATGTACGATCTCGAGGAGAAGATCCTCGACGAGGGCTTCCAGGACGCCGAGCAGGAGGAGGAGGGCGACTTCAGCGAGGAGGGCTGGCCCAAGATCGCCTGGCAGGCGGTGATCGAGCCGGTCGAGCTGCCGAGCTACGACAAGCTGGTGGCGCTGCAGAGCGGGGCCGGCGGCGGCAGCGGCAGCGGCAGCGACGGCGACGGCGAGGCCGCGACCGACACGTTCCAGTCGAGCGCGCTGGGCGGCATGATGGGCATGTTCGGCGGCGGCGGCGGCGGCGCCGACTCGGCCCAGGGCGCCCAGACCGGCGGCTTCATCCAGGCCCAGTACACGCTCATCCAGGAGGTGCTGAAGGCCTCGATCCGCAAGATCACCCTGACGGTGACCTGGTCGACCGGCATCGCCAACGAGCACATGGACGTGATCCTGTACGTCACCGATCCGGCCGGCATGCAGAAGACCCTCGGGAGCCTGGGCCTGTGA
- a CDS encoding prepilin-type N-terminal cleavage/methylation domain-containing protein: MPADGAAARGAVGRGMTVLEIMIVLAVIGMLSYLAYSGFRVLTGQALVEDTLDLASMMRRSQALALESGEPIRLVIDLDKQVYWVEACTGDPTLRRVKEEVAVDEKAVADRLEDAQRRLSTLPAGQLKLESAEQATQLAMALAGQDVGGRTCFPLHELAARGERSDGTDAVGALIGKLGNLGTFDSVGRGFLRKLNTDRSVKVREVWVQHLDDSVTGGQVSISFFPAGWAEKAIITLGDGRETYAIYLYGLTGRVEVGDGEPRDPDDHLLRNAKGEQEDER; the protein is encoded by the coding sequence ATGCCTGCTGACGGAGCCGCCGCGCGCGGCGCCGTCGGCCGCGGCATGACCGTGCTCGAGATCATGATCGTGCTCGCGGTCATCGGCATGCTGTCGTACCTGGCGTACAGCGGCTTCCGGGTGCTGACCGGCCAGGCCCTGGTCGAGGACACCCTCGATCTGGCGTCGATGATGCGGCGGTCGCAGGCGCTCGCGCTCGAGAGCGGCGAGCCGATCCGGCTGGTGATCGATCTCGACAAGCAGGTGTACTGGGTCGAGGCCTGCACCGGGGATCCGACGCTGCGCCGGGTCAAGGAGGAGGTCGCCGTCGACGAGAAGGCGGTGGCCGATCGGCTCGAGGACGCGCAGCGCCGGCTGTCGACCCTGCCGGCCGGGCAGCTCAAGCTCGAGAGCGCCGAGCAGGCGACCCAGCTGGCGATGGCGCTGGCCGGCCAGGACGTCGGCGGTCGCACCTGCTTCCCGCTGCACGAGCTGGCGGCCCGGGGCGAGCGCAGCGACGGGACCGACGCGGTCGGCGCGCTGATCGGCAAGCTCGGCAACCTCGGCACGTTCGACTCGGTCGGGCGCGGCTTCCTGCGCAAGCTCAACACCGATCGCAGCGTCAAGGTGCGCGAGGTCTGGGTCCAGCACCTCGACGACTCGGTGACCGGCGGCCAGGTCAGCATCTCGTTCTTCCCGGCCGGCTGGGCCGAGAAGGCGATCATCACGCTCGGCGATGGCCGCGAGACCTACGCGATCTACCTCTACGGCCTGACCGGCCGGGTCGAGGTCGGCGACGGCGAGCCGCGCGACCCCGACGATCACCTGCTGCGCAACGCCAAGGGCGAGCAGGAGGACGAGCGATGA
- a CDS encoding type II secretion system protein GspG: protein MSPGNGNGNGNGKETVMRSLNLTSLLSRRQRRRTGTITGRGLVAMTLLEIMIVLAILALVMGLLVGPRVFRALSSSKGEVAKNMVKKFAYEAYSEWSMKPSKSGACPTLPDLAEFMNSKDTKDPWGEEYIVKCGGDLPPGVTPGSIAVYSKGPDGKDGTGDDIKSWE, encoded by the coding sequence ATGAGTCCCGGCAACGGCAACGGCAACGGCAACGGCAAGGAGACAGTCATGCGCTCGCTCAACCTCACCTCGCTCCTCTCGCGCCGGCAGCGCCGGCGCACCGGCACGATCACCGGCCGCGGCCTGGTCGCGATGACGCTGCTCGAGATCATGATCGTGCTGGCGATCCTCGCGCTGGTCATGGGCCTCCTGGTCGGCCCGCGCGTGTTCCGCGCGCTGTCCTCGTCGAAGGGCGAGGTCGCCAAGAACATGGTCAAGAAGTTCGCCTACGAGGCCTACTCGGAGTGGTCGATGAAGCCGTCGAAGAGCGGCGCGTGCCCGACCTTGCCCGACCTGGCCGAGTTCATGAACAGCAAGGACACCAAGGACCCGTGGGGCGAGGAGTACATCGTCAAGTGCGGCGGCGATCTGCCCCCCGGCGTGACGCCCGGGTCGATCGCGGTCTACTCGAAGGGGCCGGACGGCAAGGACGGCACCGGCGACGACATCAAGAGCTGGGAGTAG
- the gspF gene encoding type II secretion system inner membrane protein GspF has translation MVMYAYKGIGPTGKAVTGVKDAESPKLVRALLRKDGVVVTSCELSKTGAKGAATAGSGLSKEVDLGAIFAGVKKADVAAFTRQLATLLKSGIALAESLNTLFEQTDNVRLKVPLGEVRTAVNEGSAFADALAKHPKIFDELFVSMVRAGEVAGNLDEVLERLADFLDSAQKLKGKVQSAMIYPVIMLIVGAIIMAVLMVAVIPEVTKMFKTQGKTLPWNTRLLIWSADTLRNHIGLIVLGWVGAIWGFRRWIKSAGGRPRWHRFVLKVPMVGDLTRKISVARFARTLSTMLRAGVPMLRALDTAKEILGNVVLKRAIDDAKQAVTEGESLATTLKRSGQFPAMMTHMTAVGERSGQLEQMLERVATTYENEVDLKLSRLTSMLEPLMLVAMGGSVAFIVFSILQPIMSMGSFGGK, from the coding sequence ATGGTGATGTACGCCTACAAGGGCATCGGCCCGACCGGCAAGGCCGTGACCGGCGTCAAGGACGCCGAGTCGCCCAAGCTGGTGCGCGCGCTCCTGCGCAAGGACGGCGTCGTCGTCACCTCGTGCGAGCTGTCCAAGACCGGGGCCAAGGGCGCGGCCACCGCCGGCTCGGGGCTGTCGAAGGAGGTCGATCTCGGCGCCATCTTCGCCGGCGTCAAGAAGGCCGACGTCGCCGCGTTCACGCGCCAGCTCGCGACCCTGCTCAAGAGCGGCATCGCGCTGGCCGAGTCGCTCAACACGCTGTTCGAGCAGACCGACAACGTCCGGCTCAAGGTGCCGCTGGGCGAGGTCCGGACCGCGGTCAACGAGGGCAGCGCCTTCGCCGACGCGCTGGCCAAGCACCCCAAGATCTTCGACGAGCTGTTCGTGTCGATGGTCCGGGCCGGCGAGGTCGCCGGCAACCTCGACGAGGTGCTCGAGCGCCTGGCCGACTTCCTCGACAGCGCCCAGAAGCTCAAGGGCAAGGTCCAGTCCGCGATGATCTACCCGGTCATCATGCTCATCGTCGGCGCGATCATCATGGCCGTGCTGATGGTGGCCGTGATCCCCGAGGTCACCAAGATGTTCAAGACCCAGGGCAAGACCTTGCCCTGGAACACCCGGCTCCTGATCTGGAGCGCCGACACGCTGCGCAACCACATCGGCCTGATCGTGCTCGGCTGGGTCGGCGCGATCTGGGGCTTCCGGCGCTGGATCAAGAGCGCCGGCGGCCGCCCGCGCTGGCACCGCTTCGTCCTCAAGGTGCCGATGGTCGGCGACCTGACCCGCAAGATCAGCGTGGCCCGGTTCGCGCGCACGCTGTCGACGATGCTGCGCGCGGGCGTGCCGATGCTGCGCGCGCTCGACACCGCCAAGGAGATCCTCGGCAACGTCGTCCTCAAGCGGGCGATCGACGACGCCAAGCAGGCGGTGACCGAGGGCGAGTCGCTGGCGACGACGCTCAAGCGCTCGGGCCAGTTCCCGGCCATGATGACCCACATGACCGCCGTCGGCGAGCGGTCCGGCCAGCTCGAGCAGATGCTCGAGCGGGTCGCCACCACCTACGAGAACGAGGTCGACCTCAAGCTGAGCCGCCTCACCTCGATGCTCGAGCCGCTGATGCTCGTGGCCATGGGCGGCTCGGTCGCGTTCATCGTGTTCTCGATCCTCCAGCCCATCATGTCGATGGGCTCCTTCGGAGGGAAGTAG
- the tadA gene encoding Flp pilus assembly complex ATPase component TadA, translating into MTDPGFAYDAAPAPLIGELLVRDFGVKPDAIERGLAKQREDGGLLGQILVNLRLIDEDQLAAVLGLQAEMPALRDLPKAEDIPAELFEALPINFVKQNRVLPIGKDAETGRVQVAICDPFALDVLDDIAVLLGGAVDPVVASPTKIVEHINKAYGRLRQGAELAHDQKKDEGEDEFGQGEELVDILDLADEAPIIRWVNSLMFQAVKERASDIHIEPGEKDVVVRFRIDGALREAKRAPRKFLASILARVKIMAGLNIAEKRLPQDGRIRRKIGGKDVDMRVATVPTATGERVTTRLLDRSSVLLGLADIGMAEDTLELIRGIIRRPYGILLVTGPTGSGKTTTLYACLSEINAPDVNILTIEDPVEYQLEGISQTQVNPKIDLTFSSGLRSFLRHDPDVIMVGEIRDRETAEIAITASLTGHFVFSTVHTNDAAGGITRLTDMNIEPFLIASSVCGLMAQRLVRRPCYECARPVRPSVALLTELGLEPDRFYAGAYQLPGVKGQRTLPTGHILEPAGCPTCGGIGYKGRTGIYEMLVVNEAVRHLAMTKADAGAIRNAAVASGMVALRAEGARKVMQGMTTAEEVLLATADAS; encoded by the coding sequence GTGACCGACCCCGGCTTCGCCTACGACGCCGCGCCGGCGCCGCTGATCGGCGAGCTGCTCGTCCGCGACTTCGGCGTCAAGCCCGACGCGATCGAGCGCGGCCTCGCCAAGCAGCGCGAGGACGGGGGCCTGCTCGGGCAGATCCTCGTCAACCTGCGGCTGATCGACGAGGACCAGCTCGCGGCGGTGCTCGGCCTCCAGGCCGAGATGCCGGCGCTGCGCGATCTGCCCAAGGCCGAGGACATCCCGGCCGAGCTGTTCGAGGCGCTGCCGATCAACTTCGTCAAGCAGAACCGGGTGCTGCCGATCGGCAAGGACGCCGAGACCGGCCGGGTCCAGGTCGCGATCTGCGATCCGTTCGCGCTCGACGTGCTCGACGACATCGCCGTGCTGCTGGGCGGCGCCGTCGATCCGGTGGTGGCGTCGCCGACCAAGATCGTCGAGCACATCAACAAGGCCTACGGCCGGCTGCGCCAGGGCGCCGAGCTGGCCCACGACCAGAAGAAGGACGAGGGCGAGGACGAGTTCGGGCAGGGCGAGGAGCTGGTCGACATCCTCGACCTCGCCGACGAGGCCCCGATCATCCGCTGGGTCAACTCGCTGATGTTCCAGGCGGTCAAGGAGCGGGCCTCGGACATCCACATCGAGCCGGGCGAGAAGGACGTGGTCGTGCGGTTCCGCATCGACGGCGCCCTGCGCGAGGCCAAGCGCGCGCCCCGCAAGTTCCTGGCGTCGATCCTGGCGCGCGTGAAGATCATGGCCGGCCTCAACATCGCCGAGAAGCGCCTGCCCCAGGACGGCCGCATCCGCCGCAAGATCGGCGGCAAGGACGTCGACATGCGCGTCGCGACCGTGCCGACCGCGACCGGCGAGCGGGTCACGACCCGTCTGCTCGATCGCAGCTCGGTGCTCCTGGGCCTGGCCGACATCGGCATGGCCGAGGACACGCTCGAGCTGATCCGCGGGATCATCCGGCGGCCCTACGGCATCCTCCTGGTCACCGGGCCGACCGGCTCGGGCAAGACCACGACGCTCTACGCGTGCCTGTCCGAGATCAACGCGCCGGACGTCAACATCCTCACGATCGAGGATCCGGTCGAGTACCAGCTCGAGGGCATCAGCCAGACCCAGGTCAACCCCAAGATCGATCTGACGTTCTCGTCGGGCCTGCGCTCGTTCCTGCGCCACGACCCCGACGTGATCATGGTCGGCGAGATCCGCGATCGCGAGACCGCCGAGATCGCGATCACCGCGTCGCTGACCGGCCACTTCGTCTTCTCGACCGTCCACACCAACGACGCCGCCGGCGGCATCACCCGCCTGACCGACATGAACATCGAGCCGTTCTTGATCGCGTCGTCGGTGTGCGGCCTGATGGCCCAGCGCCTGGTGCGGCGGCCGTGCTACGAGTGCGCGCGGCCGGTGCGGCCGTCGGTGGCGCTCCTGACCGAGCTCGGGCTCGAGCCCGATCGGTTCTACGCCGGGGCCTACCAGCTCCCGGGCGTGAAGGGCCAGCGGACGCTGCCGACCGGGCACATCCTCGAGCCGGCCGGCTGCCCGACCTGCGGCGGCATCGGCTACAAGGGCCGCACCGGCATCTACGAGATGCTCGTGGTCAACGAGGCGGTCCGGCACCTGGCGATGACCAAGGCCGACGCCGGCGCGATCCGCAACGCCGCGGTCGCGTCGGGCATGGTCGCGCTGCGGGCCGAGGGCGCGCGCAAGGTCATGCAGGGGATGACCACTGCCGAGGAAGTCCTCCTCGCCACGGCGGACGCCAGCTGA
- the gspD gene encoding type II secretion system secretin GspD, which translates to MKHSLRLARVSAALAVVVATLTALPPAALAQPAGDTSPGEDAQLYNCGKAAKSFAVTLKPETELKDLLTWAMGFTCKNFIYESSILQRSKKLTVIAPNKMTPQQAYRLFLVGLSTMGLTVVPKGNVLRIVEAANAKSETVPIYRHGTPANSDDVSRLILRPQHIAPEELSNALAVVKSNIGIIQPVPRAGVLVITDYSSAIRDMVTMTKELDRPATGEGIYTIAVKFADAVALAQKISEILGTGQAPGAGPGGKTTTNKDEVAAAVPSKILSDERTNTIILLSSEAGYLRVRGLVERLDVEAAGAGSDAGSIHVYRLENANAEEMAQTLSAALSGAGQPQQRRGAAPQRPAQPDFGNVGGASFEGQVRITHDKPTNALVVLSSGRDFQALKEVVRDLDVPRRQVFIEAVILELNVGNGLDLGSSFHGGLPIGSSDDGILFGGVQSSDLKSLDLTSLASATGLISGLIGPILPQSQELLGTSIPSYAVLFQALAKSSNVNVLSSPHILATNNEEAEISVGQNIPYQGGINFGGFGQVSGGASSFGQLSIQRQDIELSMKITPIINASDMVRLKIEQQIQDVGDKDPQLGPTWTKRKIKTTVVVRDQQSVVIGGLISDRVSYTESKVPLLGDIPILGYLFKYTKRDKKKTNLLLLLTPYVVHDQMDLQRILERKTRERNEFLRSFGNLDQNKYSGSIDYRRKRGVLEEINRSIMTVEADREVLKALEFETNAMPTGPVEYVLPGAGDGFEVEGDVGAPAPSTPAPDAKPAGGGKAP; encoded by the coding sequence ATGAAGCACTCCCTCCGCCTCGCTCGTGTCTCTGCCGCGCTCGCGGTGGTCGTCGCCACGCTGACGGCGCTGCCTCCGGCGGCGCTGGCCCAGCCGGCCGGCGACACCTCGCCGGGCGAGGACGCGCAGCTCTACAACTGCGGCAAGGCCGCCAAGTCGTTCGCGGTCACGCTCAAGCCCGAGACCGAGCTGAAGGACCTGCTGACCTGGGCGATGGGGTTCACCTGCAAGAACTTCATCTACGAGTCGAGCATCCTGCAGCGCTCGAAGAAGCTGACCGTCATCGCGCCCAACAAGATGACGCCGCAGCAGGCCTACCGCCTGTTCCTGGTGGGCCTGTCGACGATGGGCCTGACCGTCGTGCCCAAGGGCAACGTGCTGCGCATCGTCGAGGCGGCCAACGCCAAGTCCGAGACGGTGCCGATCTACCGCCACGGCACGCCGGCCAACTCCGACGACGTGTCGCGCCTGATCCTGCGGCCGCAGCACATCGCGCCCGAGGAGCTGTCCAACGCCCTGGCGGTGGTCAAGTCCAACATCGGCATCATCCAGCCGGTGCCGCGGGCCGGCGTGCTGGTCATCACCGACTACTCGAGCGCGATCCGCGACATGGTCACGATGACCAAGGAGCTCGACCGCCCGGCCACGGGCGAGGGCATCTACACGATCGCGGTCAAGTTCGCCGACGCGGTCGCCCTGGCGCAGAAGATCTCCGAGATCCTCGGCACCGGCCAGGCCCCGGGCGCCGGCCCCGGCGGCAAGACCACCACCAACAAGGACGAGGTCGCGGCGGCGGTGCCGTCGAAGATCCTGTCCGACGAGCGCACCAACACGATCATCCTCCTGTCGAGCGAGGCCGGGTACCTGCGGGTCCGCGGCCTGGTCGAGCGGCTCGACGTCGAGGCCGCTGGCGCCGGCAGCGACGCCGGCTCGATCCACGTCTACCGGCTCGAGAACGCCAACGCCGAGGAGATGGCCCAGACGCTCAGCGCCGCGCTCAGCGGCGCCGGCCAGCCCCAGCAGCGGCGCGGCGCCGCGCCGCAGCGCCCGGCCCAGCCCGATTTCGGCAACGTCGGCGGCGCGTCGTTCGAGGGCCAGGTCCGGATCACCCACGACAAGCCGACCAACGCGCTGGTGGTGCTGTCGAGCGGCCGCGACTTCCAGGCCCTCAAGGAGGTCGTGCGCGACCTCGACGTGCCGCGCCGGCAGGTCTTCATCGAGGCGGTGATCCTCGAGCTCAACGTCGGCAACGGCCTCGACCTCGGGTCGAGCTTCCACGGCGGCCTGCCGATCGGCAGCAGCGACGACGGCATCCTGTTCGGCGGCGTGCAGTCGAGCGACCTGAAGTCGCTCGACCTGACCAGCCTGGCCTCGGCCACCGGCCTGATCAGCGGCCTGATCGGTCCGATCCTGCCGCAGTCCCAGGAGCTGCTCGGCACCAGCATCCCGTCGTACGCGGTCCTGTTCCAGGCGCTGGCCAAGTCGTCGAACGTCAACGTGCTGTCGAGCCCGCACATCCTCGCCACCAACAACGAGGAGGCCGAGATCTCGGTCGGCCAGAACATCCCGTACCAGGGCGGCATCAACTTCGGCGGCTTCGGCCAGGTCTCGGGCGGCGCCTCGAGCTTCGGGCAGCTGTCGATCCAGCGCCAGGACATCGAGCTGTCGATGAAGATCACGCCGATCATCAACGCCAGCGACATGGTCCGGCTCAAGATCGAGCAGCAGATCCAGGACGTCGGCGACAAGGATCCGCAGCTCGGGCCGACCTGGACCAAGCGCAAGATCAAGACCACCGTGGTCGTCCGCGATCAGCAGAGCGTCGTGATCGGCGGCCTGATCTCGGACCGGGTCTCGTACACCGAGTCGAAGGTGCCGCTGCTCGGCGACATCCCGATCCTCGGGTACCTGTTCAAGTACACCAAGCGCGACAAGAAGAAGACCAACCTGCTCCTGCTGCTGACCCCGTACGTGGTCCACGACCAGATGGACCTGCAGCGGATCCTCGAGCGCAAGACCCGCGAGCGCAACGAGTTCCTCCGGTCGTTCGGCAACCTCGATCAGAACAAGTACTCGGGCTCGATCGACTACCGCCGCAAGCGCGGCGTGCTCGAGGAGATCAACCGCTCGATCATGACGGTCGAGGCCGACCGCGAGGTCCTCAAGGCGCTCGAGTTCGAGACCAACGCCATGCCGACCGGCCCGGTCGAGTACGTGCTGCCGGGCGCGGGCGACGGCTTCGAGGTCGAGGGCGACGTGGGCGCCCCGGCCCCGAGCACCCCGGCCCCCGACGCCAAGCCGGCCGGCGGAGGCAAGGCGCCGTGA
- a CDS encoding sigma-54-dependent Fis family transcriptional regulator, whose amino-acid sequence MTAGTHEPGAEPDAGDHGRVSGWDPARVVLVVDDEVPIVESLEKIFRREGFTVLTATSGAAGLELLRRHRVGVLLSDLMMPGTTGMDLLRAAKTVAPETEVVLMTAYGTVETAVDAMKEGAYDFVAKPLKRAHVVRVVKNALDKQSLVTENRALKAQLTERRRRAIIGTSLPWRRTMDIVHQAAPSEATVLLLGESGTGKELLARALHENSHRAKGPFIAINCAAIPESILEGELFGYEKGAFTGATSARDGRFEAASGGTLFLDEIGEISRHVQVKLLRVLQEGEIERLGGSGKARRIDIRLVAATNVDLAEEVRAGRFREDLFYRLNVIPVHVPPLRDRREDVPILAQHFVAIYAEKNGKSISGCTPGALTRLADYGWPGNVRELENAIERAVVLARAGAVDEDALPAEVRHAAAAGAPGLTFAVGTPLADIEMRVIRETLRHTRGDKRLAATLLGIATRTIYRRLAESSDPGDRAASSDVDGPEPSDDAPTIGQE is encoded by the coding sequence ATGACCGCCGGGACCCACGAGCCCGGCGCCGAGCCTGACGCCGGCGATCACGGCCGGGTCAGCGGCTGGGATCCGGCGCGGGTGGTGCTGGTCGTCGACGACGAGGTCCCGATCGTCGAGTCGCTCGAGAAGATCTTCCGGCGCGAGGGCTTCACGGTCCTGACCGCGACCAGCGGCGCGGCCGGGCTCGAGCTCCTGCGCCGGCACCGCGTCGGCGTCCTGCTCAGCGACCTGATGATGCCGGGCACCACGGGCATGGATCTGCTGCGCGCGGCCAAGACGGTCGCGCCCGAGACCGAGGTCGTGCTCATGACCGCGTACGGCACGGTCGAGACCGCGGTCGACGCGATGAAGGAGGGCGCCTACGACTTCGTCGCGAAGCCGCTCAAGCGCGCCCACGTCGTGCGGGTCGTCAAGAACGCCCTCGACAAGCAGTCGCTGGTGACCGAGAACCGCGCGCTCAAGGCCCAGCTCACCGAGCGCCGCCGGCGCGCCATCATCGGCACCTCGCTGCCGTGGCGCCGGACCATGGACATCGTCCACCAGGCCGCGCCGTCGGAGGCCACCGTGCTCTTGCTGGGCGAGAGCGGCACCGGCAAGGAGCTGCTGGCGCGGGCGCTGCACGAGAACTCGCACCGGGCCAAGGGCCCGTTCATCGCGATCAACTGCGCCGCGATCCCCGAGTCGATCCTCGAGGGTGAGCTGTTCGGCTACGAGAAGGGCGCGTTCACCGGCGCCACCAGCGCCCGCGACGGCCGGTTCGAGGCCGCCTCGGGTGGCACGCTGTTCCTCGACGAGATCGGCGAGATCTCGCGCCACGTGCAGGTCAAGCTCTTGCGGGTGCTGCAGGAGGGCGAGATCGAGCGCCTCGGCGGCAGCGGCAAGGCCCGGCGCATCGACATCCGCCTGGTCGCGGCGACCAACGTCGATCTGGCCGAGGAGGTCCGGGCCGGCCGGTTCCGCGAGGACCTGTTCTACCGGTTGAACGTCATCCCGGTGCACGTGCCGCCGCTGCGCGATCGGCGCGAGGACGTGCCGATCCTGGCCCAGCACTTCGTCGCGATCTACGCCGAGAAGAACGGCAAGAGCATCTCCGGCTGCACGCCGGGCGCGCTCACCCGCCTGGCCGACTACGGCTGGCCCGGCAACGTGCGCGAGCTCGAGAACGCGATCGAGCGGGCGGTCGTGCTGGCCCGCGCCGGCGCGGTCGACGAGGACGCGCTGCCGGCCGAGGTCCGCCACGCCGCCGCCGCCGGGGCCCCGGGGCTGACGTTCGCGGTCGGCACGCCGCTGGCCGACATCGAGATGCGGGTCATCCGCGAGACGCTGCGGCACACCCGCGGCGACAAGCGCCTGGCCGCGACCCTGCTCGGGATCGCGACCCGCACGATCTATCGCCGGCTCGCCGAGTCGAGCGACCCCGGCGACCGCGCCGCCAGCTCCGACGTCGACGGGCCCGAGCCCAGCGACGACGCCCCGACGATCGGACAGGAGTGA